The following are encoded in a window of Astyanax mexicanus isolate ESR-SI-001 chromosome 6, AstMex3_surface, whole genome shotgun sequence genomic DNA:
- the ddx61 gene encoding probable ATP-dependent RNA helicase DDX6 → MATARTELFASALGLSKQNGQSRPPGLQSGPVTGMTQPGKALGDSQKGSSIPQTSGGIRFGDDWKKSLQLPPKDTRVKTSDVTATKGNDFEDYCLKRELLMGIFEMGWEKPSPIQEESIPIALSGRDILARAKNGTGKSGAYLIPLLERIDLKKDHIQAVVMVPTRELALQMSQICISMSKHLGGVKVMATTGGTNLKDDIMRLDETVHVVIATPGRILDLIKKGVAKVDKVQMMVMDEADKLLSQDFVVLIEDIISFLDKNRQILLYSATFPVSVQRFMAKHLRKPYEINLMDELTLKGITQYYAYVTERQKVHCLNTLFSRLQINQSIIFCNSTQRVELLARKISQLGYSCFYIHAKMMQEYRNRVFHDFRNGLCRNLVCTDLFTRGIDIQAVNVVINFDFPKNAETYLHRIGRSGRYGHLGLAINLITSDDRFNLKTIEEQLVTDIKPIPGSIDKSLYVAEFHSTNPDEEEEEEEPRAEINAP, encoded by the exons atggccACAGCAAGAACCGAGCTATTTGCTTCAGCTTTGGGACTGAGCAAACAGAATGGACAGTCCAGGCCACCGGGTCTGCAATCAGGGCCTGTCACTGGCATGACACAACCAGGAAAAGCACTTGGTGACTCTCAAAAAGGAAGCAGCATACCACAGACCAGTGGTGGTATCAG ATTTGGAGATGACTGGAAAAAGTCCTTGCAGCTCCCACCAAAAGACACAAGGGTGAAAACTTCA gaTGTTACTGCAACTAAGGGGAATGATTTTGAAGACTACTGCCTTAAGCGTGAATTACTAATGGGCATCTTTGAAATGGGTTGGGAGAAGCCATCTCCTATCCAG GAGGAGAGCATTCCCATTGCCCTGTCAGGAAGAGACATTCTAGCCAGAGCCAAGAATGGCACAGGGAAGAGCGGAGCCTACCTCATTCCTCTGCTAGAGAGGATAGACTTAAAGAAGGATCACATTCAAG ccgttGTCATGGTGCCGACTCGTGAATTGGCTCTACAGATGAGCCAGATCTGTATCAGCATGAGCAAGCACCTAGGTGGAGTGAAGGTCATGGCTACTACTGGTGGCACCAACTTGAAAGATGACATCATGCGCCTGGACGAGACAG TTCATGTTGTGATAGCTACTCCAGGCAGGATTCTGGACCTTATAAAAAAAGGAGTGGCCAAAGTTGACAAAGTCCAAATGATGGTAATGGATGAG gCTGACAAGTTGCTCTCTCAAGACTTTGTTGTGCTCATTGAAGACATTATTAGCTTTCTGGACAAGAATCGTCAGATTCTGCTCTACTCTGCCACCTTCCCTGTCAGCGTACAGAGGTTTATG GCTAAGCATCTCCGAAAGCCCTATGAGATTAACCTGATGGATGAGTTGACTCTGAAGGGCATCACTCAGTACTACGCCTATGTTACAGAGAGACAAAAAGTGCATTGTCTCAACACTCTCTTCTCCAGG ctccaaatcaatcagtcaatcatcTTCTGTAACTCCACACAAAGAGTGGAGCTTTTGGCTAGGAAGATCTCACAGCTGGGTTACTCCTGTTTTTACATCCATGCAAAAATGATGCAG GAATACAGAAACCGTGTGTTCCATGACTTCAGAAATGGCCTGTGTAGGAACCTGGTCTGCACAG ATCTTTTCACAAGAGGAATTGACATCCAGGCTGTCAATGTTGTCATCAACTTTGACTTTCCCAAAAATGCAGAGACCTACCTTCACCGTATTGGTAGATCAG GAAGATACGGGCACCTGGGTCTGGCCATTAACCTGATCACTTCAGATGATCGTTTCAATCTGAAGACCATTGAGGAGCAGTTGGTGACTGACATCAAACCTATTCCTGGCTCCATTGATAAAagcctgtatgtggcagagttcCACTCCACCAACcctgatgaggaggaggaggaggaggagccaagAGCAGAGATTAATGCACCGTAA
- the rdh12l gene encoding retinol dehydrogenase 12, like encodes MQGLRNYFKPWSSSAKLDGKTVLITGANTGIGKETAIDLAKRGARIIMACRDMEKADGALKEVIEASGNQDVVTKKLDLADTKSIREFAQMINSEEKQVNILINNAGVMVCPYGKTADGFEMQIGVNHMGHFLLTFLLMDLIKKSSPARIVNVSSMAHKWGTINIDDINSEKSYDKSKAYSQSKLANVLFTRCLAKHLDGTGVTVYVLHPGVVQTELWRHLNRAQQGVMWMVKPFTKTSVQGAQTTIYCAVAPELETESGKYYSDCAPASCSNAAMDDDMAKRLWDLSCKMLNITWD; translated from the exons ATGCAGGGTCTGAG AAACTATTTTAAACCATGGTCATCTTCAGCAAAACTGGATGGGAAAACTGTTCTAATTACAGGAGCCAATACTGGGATTGGCAAAGAAACTGCCATTGATTTGGCAAAGAGAG GTGCACGGATCATCATGGCTTGTAGGGATATGGAGAAAGCTGATGGAGCTTTAAAAGAAGTTATCGAAGCCTCTGGAAATCAGGATGTGGTCACCAAAAAACTTGACCTAGCTGACACCAAGTCAATCAGAGAATTTGCTCAGATGATTAATTCTG agGAAAAGCAAGTCAACATCCTGATTAACAATGCCGGAGTGATGGTGTGTCCTTATGGCAAAACAGCAGATGGTTTTGAGATGCAAATTGGGGTCAACCACATGG GGCATTTCCTGCTGACATTTCTATTAATGGACTTGATCAAAAAATCCTCACCGGCTCGGATCGTCAACGTGTCTTCCATGGCACACAAGTGGGGAACCATCAATATTGATGATATTAACAGCGAGAAGAGCTACGATAAGTCAAAAGCTTACAGTCAGAGCAAGCTGGCCAATGTGCTCTTCACTCGCTGCCTTGCCAAACATCTAGATG GTACGGGTGTGACGGTGTATGTCCTTCACCCTGGTGTAGTGCAGACAGAACTGTGGAGACACCTTAATAGGGCGCAGCAGGGAGTTATGTGGATGGTAAAGCCATTTACCAAAACATCAGTACAGGGAGCCCAAACCACCATCTACTGTGCAGTAGCTCCTGAGCTGGAGACAGAGAGTGGCAAGTATTACAG TGACTGTGCGCCTGCAAGTTGCTCCAATGCTGCTATGGATGATGACATGGCAAAGCGCCTCTGGGACCTCAGCTGCAAAATGCTCAATATAACATGggactaa
- the LOC103044740 gene encoding patched domain-containing protein 3, with amino-acid sequence MSRCRTDCLEKPLSMGFKWLGHFVGRYPWWFLVLPLFLSGGLGAGFIFLWDREANGIEDQFTPVNGPAKQERKFVQDFFSDTGDFSQLRLSTEGTYASLIITGLHQKDILTVAALEEIIALDDEVKNLAGKDFANICAQTSGECMSNPALDIINNSASNIEVMSLTYPEHEGVFLGSVLGGVQVNVNSEIISAEAIRLYYFLRENSTESAAWLKDFIKFISNYTERPKTVSVFYYTSLSREEEFESSSASVIPLFSITYCLAINISIISCLRLDCVRNKVWVASCGVLSAGLAVLSSFGLLLFCGIPFAMTVATSPFLILGIGVDDMFIMISCWQKTKVTDQVEDRLADTYKEAAVSITITTLTDVLAFYIGLMTPFRSVQSFCMYTGTAVLFCYIYNITFFGAFLALNGRREHARRHWLTCMVVADKNVCPDGNICCVGGAYDEQTGTETEMPIHSFFKKYYGPFLTNSWTKVFMVFLYGGYLAASIYGCFQIQEGIELKHLALDNSYVVQYYDNEKKYFSEYGPNVMVVINDKNFQYWNTIAQDSLDLCLQEFGNLSMTLQNSPVSWLNSYLFYGKNKSLNLNNEVIFKTNLPGFLKASGFSQDVNFTDNQILASRMFVQTVNISTAVAEKNMLNAFRETAEKCSRSSEAEVHVLVYHFAFIYFDQYTVIVSNTIQNIVVATLAMLVISLLLIPNPLCSLWVTFAIASVIVGVAGFMAFWDVNLDSISMINLVICIGFSVDFSAHISYAFVSSSEPSANKKAIDALYTLGYPMIQAAVSTIAGIVVLPAAQSYIFRTFFKIMFLVILFGLVHGVVFLPVLLSLFGGCGKTLNSIQHENDQKEHINMSTHLAYANSNQSSTKKEPFDIQMHMQELSREYKTYMKNSNKMYGEATAVQEQPNTYRNSDAWRFNDPDCP; translated from the exons ATGTCTCGATGCAGAACAGACTGCTTAGAAAAGCCTTTATCTATGGGCTTTAAATGGCTTGGGCATTTTGTTGGTAGATATCCGTGGTGGTTTTTGGTTTTACCTTTGTTCTTGTCCGgtggtctaggagcaggctttaTTTTTCTTTGGGACAGGGAAGCAAATGGGATAGAGGATCAGTTCACACCTGTGAACGGTCCTGCTAAACAAGAGAGGAAGTTTGTACAGGATTTCTTCTCAGACACTGGAGATTTCTCCCAGTTACGGCTGTCAACCGAGGGAACGTATGCATCCCTGATCATTACAGGCTTGCACCAGAAGGACATATTAACAGTGGCTGCATTGGAGGAAATCATTGCGTTAGATGATGAGGTTAAAAATCTTGCAGGAAAAGATTTTGCAAACATTTGTGCTCAAACCAGTGGAGAGTGCATGTCCAATCCAGCGCTGGACATTATAAACAACAGCGCCAGTAACATTGAAGTTATGTCTCTTACATATCCAGAGCACGAAGGTGTTTTCTTAGGGTCTGTTTTGGGGGGTGTACAGGTAAATGTAAACTCTGAGATTATCAGTGCAGAGGCTATTAGACTTTACTATTTCTTAAGAGAAAACTCGACTGAGAGTGCTGCATGGCTGAAGGATTTTATTAAGTTCATTTCTAACTATACTGAAAGGCCGAAAACG GTGTCTGTGTTTTATTACACCTCGCTTTCAAGAGAAGAGGAGTttgaaagcagttcagcttctgtGATTCCATTATTTTCCATCACATATTGTTTAGCCATTAACATCTCAATTATATCCTGCTTGAG GTTGGACTGTGTGAGGAACAAGGTGTGGGTCGCATCTTGTGGTGTGCTCTCTGCTGGTTTAGCTGTACTGTCCAGTTTCGGGCTGTTACTATTCTGTGGAATTCCCTTTGCTATGACTGTGGCCACATCTCCATTTTTGATTCTGG GTATTGGAGTTGATGACATGTTTATTATGATCTCCTGCTGGCAGAAAACTAAAGTCACGGATCAAGTTGAGGATCGTCTGGCAGACACCTATAAAGAAGCTGCTGTATCCATTACTATCACCACGCTAACTGATGTTCTAGCTTTCTATATCGGCCTTATGACCCCGTTCCGCTCAGTGCAGTCTTTCTGTATGTACACTGGTACAGCTGTCCTGTTCTGCTACATCTACAACATCACCTTCTTCGGTGCCTTTCTAGCTTTAAATGGAAGGAGAGAACATGCCAGAAGACACTGGCTGACCTGTATGGTAGTAGCAGATAAAAATGTCTGTCCTGATGGTAATATTTGTTGTGTGGGAGGTGCTTATGATGAGCAGACTGGTACTGAGACAGAAATGCCAATTCATTCATTCTTTAAGAAGTATTATGGGCCATTTTTGACAAACTCATGGACTAAAGTGTTTATGGTTTTTCTCTATGGTGGGTACCTGGCTGCTAGCATCTATGGATGCTTCCAAATCCAGGAGGGAATTGAGCTAAAACATTTAGCTTTGGATAATTCGTATGTTGTTCAGTACTACGATAATGAGAAAAAGTACTTTTCAGAGTATGGCCCCAATGTCATGGTAGTTATTAACGATAAGAATTTTCAATACTGGAACACTATTGCACAAGATAGCCTTGATTTATGTCTTCAGGAGTTTGGAAACCTCTCTATGACCTTACAAAATTCACCCGTGTCTTGGCTTAATTCTTACTTGTtttatggaaaaaataagagtttaaatttaaataatgaggtcatttttaaaacaaatctgCCTGGGTTTTTAAAAGCTTCAGGGTTCAGTCAGGATGTCAACTTTACTGATAACCAAATTCTTGCCTCTCGAATGTTTGTCCAGACAGTGAACATTAGCACAGCGGTTGCTGAAAAAAACATGCTGAATGCGTTTAGAGAAACTGCTGAAAAATGTTCTAGGTCATCAGAAGCAGAAGTTCATGTTCTAGTGTATCATTTTGCATTTATCTATTTTGACCAATACACTGTCATTGTTAGCAATACTATCCAGAATATAGTTGTTGCCACTCTGGCTATGTTGGTCATTTCACTGCTGTTGATTCCAAAccctctctgctctctctgggttaCCTTCGCTATTGCATCAGTCATTGTGGGTGTAGCTGGTTTCATGGCATTCTGGGACGTTAATCTTGATTCAATATCCATGATCAATCTGGTCATCTGCATTGGCTTCTCTGTTGACTTCTCTGCTCACATATCCTATGCTTTTGTCTCAAGCAGCGAGCCTTCGGCCAATAAAAAGGCTATAGATGCTCTTTATACCCTCGGATATCCGATGATACAAGCAGCAGTGTCCACCATTGCAGGGATAGTGGTGCTGCCAGCGGCTCAAAGTTACATCTTTAGGACTTtctttaaaatcatgtttttggtCATCCTCTTTGGGCTAGTTCATGGAGTCGTGTTCTTACCTGTGTTACTGTCTTTGTTTGGAGGTTGTGGTAAGACACTTAATTCCATCCAACATGAAAATGATCAAAAAGAACACATTAATATGAGCACTCACTTAGCTTATGCCAACTCAAACCAATCTTCTACTAAGAAGGAGCCATTTGATATACAAATGCATATGCAGGAATTATCAAGAGAATATAAGACCTACATGAAAAATTCAAACAAGATGTACGGTGAAGCTACGGCTGTTCAGGAACAGCCAAATACTTATAGGAATTCAGATGCATGGAGGTTTAATGATCCTGATTGCCCTTGA